The region TTAGAGCTTTTTCGTCATCTACAAAACGTATCTTGCTAACAGCTAATCTAAAAGACTCGCTAATTTGTTCGAACACTAATCACCTTTCTAAGTTGTTATTAAAGGGCGTATATTACTAAATAATTTCTTTATTGCTCTTTAAATTTCAAATTTATTAGATAGCTCAAATCCAAGAGAGTTAAATTCTCTTGGGATCGGCGCTTTAAATTTATAGTCTAAAAGAGCGATAGAATAGGCATGCAAGAACATTCTATTTGCCCTATTTTTGCCATATTTCTCATCGCCAACGATAGGTAAATTTAAACTAGCCAAATGCACTCTTATCTGGTGCGTCCTGCCTGTTTTTATGGCAACTTTTACAAGCGTTTTTTTACCCACAACCATGAGCGGTGAAATTTCACTGATCGCCTCTTTGCCATCTTTTGATATCTTTGAAAAGGCGCCATTTTTATTTTTTATCGTTAGGATCGGCTCATTTACGACCACCTCCTCGCTCATTATACCCCTAACTGCAGCCACGTAAATTTTATCAACCTTCATCTTTTTAAACTCATTTATCGCAAGGCTAGCAAATTCGTCATTTTTTACAAGAAGCAGCACCCCGCTCGTATCTTTATCGAGCCTGTGAAGGAGTGGAAATTTATAAATTTGACTGATTTTTTCGCTAGTTATGGCAGCAGGCTTATTGATGGCTATTAAATTTTCATCTTCAAAGATAATGCTTGGCTTTGGCATCTCCTCGACGCTAAATTTAGTATTTTCACTCATCAAAGCACGAGCTATCATTACCTTTTGCCCTTTGGCATAAACTAGACCGCTGTCAATTAGCTCCTTTGCCTCGTTGTTTGAGATATTTTTTTGTTTGGCTAAAATTTTATACGCTTTTTCTTCACTCATAAAGTGCTCCTTATATCTTCTATGATCGCATCAGAGCTTGCTTGCACAGTGATCTTGCTCTTTTTGGCATCACTATCTATTATACCGCCAATCTCGCTGGCTTTTGCGATGTAGATGTTTTCAACTAGGCTAAATAACGCCTTTTGGTTAAATATAAACTCACCACTTATTATTACTGGGTTAAATTGTGCGCACTCGATTGGATTATGCCCACCGATATTTGGTACAAAACTGCCTCCAAGCACTACTATATCGCTAATAGCATAGACATTTACAAGCTCGCCTAAAGTGTCAAGCAAATTTACTTTAGCTTCAAATTTATACGTTTGACTAAATTTCGCAAAGCTAAAATCATGCTTTTTAGCGTAGTCGCCTGCTATCTTCTCAACCTCTGTAAACCTCTCAGGATGGCGTGGAGCGATGATCAAGAGATCGTTTTCTTTTAAATTTAAATTTTGCAAAATCATCTCTTCTTCGCCTGTATGCGTGCTTGCTAGCACGATCACTCTAGCTTTTGGCTTTTCATAAATTTTACTCACGCTTGGCAAAAACGAAGCTTTTATGTTACCAACGACCTCTGTTTCACCTGCACCAAGTGACTTTAGCCGCTCTTTATCAAGCTCACTTTGAGCGTAAATCTTATCTATAAATTTAAAAAGATACCTATAAAAAAAGCCAAATTTCAAGTAGCTTTTGTAGCTTCTGTCTGAAATTCTCGCATTTATTAATATCACACGGCTGCCTTTTAGCTTTGCCATGAAAACTAGCATAAGCCAAAGCTCAGCCTCAAAAATAACTAAAATTTTGCTCTTTTTTAGCCAAAATGGCAAAAAAATTTCAAATGGCAAAAATCTCGCGTTAGAGCAAATTTTACTTGCCGCTTCAAAGCCAGTATTTGTCACCACACTTATGGCTTTGCTATCAAATTTTTGCATCAAAGGTTTAAGTGCTTGCACTTCACCAAACGAACAAGCGTGAAAATGCACATCTGCATCTTGAAATTTAGGATTATTAAAGAGGAAAAAACGTGCTGGAATCGACTTATGATACTTTTTTTTAAAACTTAAGATGAGTAGAAAGATAGCCCCAAATAGATAGAGTATTGAGGCTAGAAAGTAATATATTATTATCACGAAATGTGTTATTGCTCTTGTTTGTATAAAATTCTGCCACAATGCGGACATGTAACGATATCTTCGCCCTTGATAACAGCAGAGAAAGTTTTGTCATTTATCTGCATAAAGCAGCCATAACAAGCTTGTTTTTTTACAGGAACAACAGCCGTATTGTGAGCCCATTTTCTAATTTTTTCATAAAATGCCAAAATTTTTTGATTCATAGTGGCGATAAGCTTGTCTTTTTTAGCATAAACTTCTTCACGTTCTTTCCCGATATTTTCAAGTTCAGATGAAGTTTTGCTTTTTATATTTTTTAAATTCTCTTTAAGTTCAGCTTTTTTTGCACCAAGCTCATCTTTTTGACTATTTTTACTATCTATTAGCTTCTCAAGTCTAGCGATCTCCTCATTTGCAGCCTCAAGTTGCTCTTTTGCAATATCCTCTTCAAGACTTAGAGCTTTTATCTCCTTTTCGCTTTTTGCACTTGAGCTTTTTTTAGCTACATCTTTTATCTTTGCACTAAACTCGGCAATATGAGCATTTGTTCCTAATTTTTGAGATTTTAAGTCACTTACCTCTTCATCTAGTCTTTCTATATTAACCGTTATGGTTTCGCACTCTTCTTCTATATTTTTATAAGCCTTTTCTATGTCTTGAATGCGTGGTATAAAGCCATCTATTTGTTTATCAAGATCAGATAATTCAACTAATTGTTGTAAGTATTTATTCATAATGTTTCCTTTTTTTGTTAGCAATATGTAAATGGATTTTTAGAATTGCGTATTATAACTTCAATTTTCAGATTTTGCAAATATTTTGCTAAAAAATCACCAAAATAACGTTCACTTTCATAGTGATTTATATCGATTAAATTTAGCCCATTTTCCTTTGCATAAAGAGCTTGATGATACTTTAGATCGCCTGTCAAAAAGGCGTCTGCTTTTACATCTTGGATGAGATCTGCGCCACTTCCGGTGCAGATACAAATTTTAGAAATTTCATCTTTTGCATGAACCACTCTTAAATTTTCTAGCCCAAGTTTTTCTTTTACAAATTCACAAAGCTCGCTAAATTTCATCTTCACATCAGCATAGATCAAAAAGCCCTCTTTGTTTGAAATTTCAAGCCCCAAAACCTGCGTTACAAATTTTTCATTTAAAAATGCAAGGTCAGCGTTTGTATGAAGCGAGATGAGCGAGATATTTTTTATCATCATCTCTCTTATGAGTGAGCTTGGATAAAGGCTGTAGTCTAGGCTTTTTAGCTCCTTAAAAATGAGTGGATGGTGAGTGATGATGAGCGAATTTGGCAAGACATTTTGCAAAAGTTCGCTATCTAAATCAAGACTTAGATAAATTCGCTCAAATTCGCTATCAAATGAGCCAACTTGAAGGCCACTATTATCCCAAGGCTCTTGGCTCGCAAACGGGCAAATTTCATCTAGAATTTTATAAATTTCAGCTATTTTCATAAAATTTTACTTTTGCTCTAGGCTCTCTTTATAAGTTAGCGCACACTCTTTTGCAAGCTCTCGAATTTTTAGGATGTAGTCTTGCCTTTGCGTTACACTAATCGCTCCGCGCGCGTCAAGGACGTTAAATGTGTGAGCCGCAAGCATGCAGTAGTCGTAAGCTGGCAGTGAAATTTTAGCCTCTAAGCAGCGTTTGCACTCGTTAAATGCGTTTTCAAACTGGTTAAAAAGCATATCGACGTTTGCTACTTCAAAGTTATATTTACTCCACTCGTACTCACCTTGTTTGTGAACGTCGGCATAGGTTACGATATTGCCACCCCTATCGTCCCAAACGATGTCGTAGACGCTATTTACATCTTGTAGATACATGGCCAAACGTTCAAGGCCATATGTTATCTCACCAGAGATCAGCTCGCACGCGATGCCACCCACTTGTTGAAAATACGTAAACTGCGTCACCTCCATGCCGTCTAGCCAGACCTCCCAGCCTAGCCCCCAAGCGCCCAGCGTTGGGCTCTCCCAGTTATCCTCGACAAAGCGGATGTCATGATCTTTTAAATTTAACCCAAGCTTTTCAAGACTTTTTAGATAAAGCTCTTGGATATTTTCTGGACTTGGCTTTATGAGTACTTGAAACTGATAATAAGCGCCTAGGCGGTTTGGGTTTTCGCCATATCTGCCATCAGTCGGACGGCGGCTTGGAGCTACATATGCAGTAGCCCACGGCTTTGGCCCAAGGCTTCTTAAAAAAGTCGCTTGATGATAAGTACCAGCACCAGCTGGCATGTCGTATGGCTGAAGTATAACGCAACCTTGCTCTTGCCAATAGTTTTGAAGGGTTAATATTATTTGTGAAAATGTCATTGCTTTCCTTTTAAAATTTTACTTTACATAGTGTATAACTGCACCAGGTCCTAGCGGTAGATCAAAAATGTACCAAAACGACATTAGCGCTGTCCAAGAAATTAAAAATGCAACCGTATAAGGAAGCATAATAGAAACCACTGATCCGATTTTTAACTCTTTATTGTATTTTTGCATAAAAGCTACTATCAAAACAAAAAACGGCATCAAAGGCGTTATTATATTTGTAGTAGAGTCACCTATTCTAAAAGCAGCCTGTGTAAGCTCTGGCGAGAGTCCAAGATTCATAAACATTGGTACAAAAATCGGAGCCATCATCGCCCACTTTGCAGAATCAACAGCTATAAATAAATTTATAAAAGCGATCAAGAAAATAAAAACTATGATAAGGCTAAGTCCAGTTAATCCGATCTCTTTTAGAAAAATAGAACCTTTTATAGAAAGCACTAGCCCAATATTTGAGGTATTAAAAAGATATGTAAATTGGGCTGCGAAAAATATCAAAACCAAAAAACCTGATAGCTCAGAAATAGATTGTTCCATAAATTTTATGGCGTCATTACTGCTTTTTATACTCCTAGCACCTACACCGTAAGCGACACCTACCACTATAAAAAGTAACATCATAAAAACAACAATAGAATGCATAAAAGTAGATTTCATAAAGCTTTCATTGCCTTTTGCTCCAAATAAAGAGCCTGAAGGCAAAATAGCCACAAGCAATAAAATCACAAAAACAATCAACGCTATTAGCGAAAATTTTAAGCCACGTTTTTGCTCTGCACTTATCTCGCTATGCTCTTTTAGGCTAAAATCACCCAAAAAATCAAATTTACCAAGCCTAGGCTCTACGATTTTATCTGTCACAAACCAGCCAACAAATACGATCAAAAATGTCGAAGCGATCATAAAATACCAATTTGCAGTTGCTAGTACCACATAATCTGGATTTAACACGCTAGCTGCTTGCATAGAAAATGCCGCAAACATCGGGTCATTTGTACCGATTAATAAATTTGCCGACCAGCCACCGCTAACACCAGCAAAAGCAGCAGCTAGTCCAGCAATTGGATGACGACCAAATCCAGCAAATAAAATAGCTCCAAGCGGGATTAGCACAACATAGCCAACCGAGGAAGCAACATTTGACATTACACCAAGGAAAATAACGATTGGAGTTACCCATATTTTGGAAGATTTTAAGGCAATCTTTGTCATAAGTGCTGATAAAAGTCCAGACTTGTCTGCGATACCAATACCTAGAATAATCGCAAAAACTACTCCCAAAGGATAAAAATTAGTAAAATTTTTAAGCACAGACGAAACAAAAGATCTAAGACTATCAGCAGAAAGCAAATTTATAACATTTGCATTAAGCTGTGATATTTGTCCATCTTTGATAGCCTGGTAGCTTACACCAACGCCCATCTTTTCTAATACAAACGATATTATTATCGTAATAATCGAAAGATAGATAAAAAGCATAGTTGGATTTGGTAATTTGTTACCAAAATTTTCAATAAAACTTAAGATTGAACTATTGTTTTTTTTATTCATTTTTTCTAACCTAAAATAGATATAAAAATTTTTATCTCGTCACTGCTGTAAAGCTCAAAATCTGTTTCATAGGCTCTTTTTAGCTCACTACTTTCAAAATATTTCCAAATTTCACCCCAAAATTTTGCAACATTTTGCGGCTCTCTTGCAAAACTAAAAACGGCATATTTGCCACTTTTTATCTCTAAAATTTTATCACTTTTGTGGCTTAATTTTGTACCGATGAAGTTATCGTAATGTCCATCAAAATCGCTTTCATAGTTGCAGTAAACGCTATAAATTTCACTCTTGCCATCATAGTATTCACTCATAAATTTAGACCATAAAGCCGGAATTTTACCCTTGCCGTCTATCTCATCTTCATTTTTAGTGCGAGTTTTTACTCCGTAAATTTCAAAGCTATCTTCTAAATTTATAATCTTCATAAACTACTTTTGTCCGTTAAAATTTTCAACCGCTTGGTTCCACATGAGCTTGTATTTTCGTTTTAGAAATTCAACTTCATCTTGTGAAATTTTAAGCTGCTTTGTAAGCGTCTCGACTGTTTTTCTATCTTCATCATAGAGCTCTTGCATCGAAATGAGCGCCTCTTTTAAAAATTTATTCTCATTTCTTAGGGTTTCAAGCGTCTCATCCTTTGCGTCAAGCACCTTTTCGTGTAAATTTAATATCGTTCCAATCGTCTTTTCAACAAAGCTGATACCATCTTGGCCTTGCGGTTGCATAGATAAATTTTGCGAAACACTAGGCACCACACTCATCGTTCCTTCGCTCGCTTCTATCAAAATTTCTCCATTTTCCTCTTTGGTTTTCAAAACGCCACGATTTATCATATCTTCGATAACTTCACGCTCCAAGTGCACAAGTTTGCAAAATTCATCAACACCAAGATAAGTCTGCACCGCTTCTCCTTTTTACAGTATCACTTCAACCTTTGAAGAGTCTTCCTCTAAGGCCTTTATCTTTGCCTCTCTATCGGCTTTTAGAGCACTTGCTAGCCCCTCATCTTCAAGAGCTAAAATTTGCACCGCCAAATAAGCTGCATTTATAGCACCAGCCTTGCCGATAGCTAGAGTTGCCACTGGCATACCACTTGGCATTTGTACCGTTGAGTAAAGTGCGTCAACGCCGCTCAGAGCTGAGCCTGCCATAGGTATACCGATAACTGGCTTGGTTGTATTTGCAGCGATCGCTCCAGCTAAGTGAGCTGCCATGCCCGCAGCTGCAATAAATACTTTTGCGCCCTTTTTCTCAGCATTTGCGACGTACTCGCTCGTCCTTTTTGGACTTCTATGAGCTGAGCTTATTATCAACTCATATTTTACGCCAAATTTTTCTAGAGTTTTTGCCGCCTCGCTAACGATCTCATAGTCACTCTTGCTTCCCATTATAACAGAAACAAATTTCATATTTTCTCCCTCAAAAAGCTAAATTTTGGCAGCTTAACGCCAAGGTTTATCTCATTTTCATTACCGCTGTGAATTTCGCTCATGACCTTGCCTTTTTTAGTGATGAGTTGTTTAAATTTGATAAATTTTTTGCCATCTTGTGAATAGACCTTTGAAATTTCATTTTCACTATCTTCTATACGTGATCCAGTCGGCGCTACGATCTCATAGCTGTTTCCTGGAAAAATTTTATATTTACATTTAAAAAACTCGCCATCTTCGCTTATGGCATTTACCTGATGAGTGCCCTCCTCTAGGCTACTAACATGATTTTGCGTATCGGTTCGTTCATAAGGTCTATGCACCAAGTAGCCGTCCGTAAAGCCGCGATTTTTCAGTGTATTTATCTCATTTTCATAAATTTGCGCGTCAAATTTACCATCCAGTGCATCATCTATCGCCATTTTATAAGCTCTCGCTGTGCAAGCTGCGTAATACTCGCTCTTTGTGCGACCTTCTATTTTTAGGCTATCTATCACGCCGCTATCAACGATCTCTTTGATGTGCGAGATGAGGCAAAGATCCTTTGAGTTCATGATGTGAGTGCCATTTTCGTCCTCTTCTAAGCGAAAAAGCACGCCACTCTCTTCGTTTTTAGCGTATAGCTCATACTTAAATCTGCAGTCATTTGCACAGCTGCCGCGATTTGACATACGTCCGCTTTGCACTGAGCTTACTAAGCACCTGCCAGAGTAGGCAAAGCACATCGAGCCATGGACGAAAATTTCGATATCAAGAGTTGGAATTTCTTCTTTTATCTTTATGACATCTTTTAAGTTCATCTCGCGTGCTACGACGATACGTTTTGCGCCCATGTCATGATAAATTTTTGCATCAAGCATGTTCATGACATTTGCCTGAGTTGAGAGATGTATCTCGATATCAGGAGCGATGGCTTTTGCTAGACTCATAACGCCTGGAGTTGCGATGATAAAGGCATCTGGCTTCATAGCCGAGATAGTCTGCAAGTGCCTTTTTAGTGGCTCGATCTGAGAGTTAAAAGGAAAAGCATTTATGGTCGCATAAAATTTCTTTCCCTTTGCATGTGTGTAGTCTATCGCCTCTTTGAAAGTCTCAAGGTTAAACTCCCTTGCCGATCTAGTCCTTAGTGAAAAGCTAGCCACAGAGCCATAAACAGCGTCGGCTCCGTATTCAAGGGCGATTTTAAGTTTTGTTAAATTTCCAGCTGGAGATAAAAGCTCAGGCCTTTTTAGCACTATTTTTTACCCAAACTTTCTATCAAGGCTTCGATATCGTCGTTGCTCACTAAGTTTTCAGTCGTTGTATCGCCTGCGATGTGAACAGCAGAGCCAACACGTTTTTCATCGTCGATTTTACCTTCAAACAAGGTATTCATATATTTGCTAAGTGCCCTCATAACGTTGATAACACGCTCGATCTTTTGTCTATGGATGTCTTGATACTGCATCATATCCATAGCCATCATGATCTCATCTTGCCCCATTTGTAAATTTCCGATGATATTATCGATCGTGCCAAGAAGTGAGTTGTTTTTCTCTAAAGCCTCGCTAAATGCGGCAATCTTTGGAAATTTCTCACTTAGTGTCGTAAATAGCTCAATGTTTGAGTTTATCGCGTCTTTTAGGCTATTTGAGTCGCTCTCAGCGTCCATGAAAAAGTTATTTATCGTCTCAAGCTTGTCAAACATCTGAGTAGCTTTCTCTTCGCTATCTCTTGTTACATCGTCAAGCTGATGAACCATTTTGTGATCTTCCGTTGGTGGTGGTGGTGGCCAAACACCATCTGCACTCACTCTGTAATTTTCCGCATTCTTTGAATTGCTTTCTGATTTTGACTGTGGCTCATCTTTAGTATCGATTGCTTCTGCAACTTCTGTTACCTCGTCCATATCCTCTTTGACGTCCGCAACCTCTTGGCCAGCATCTTCTTTAGTATCATCTAACTCATCATCTAGCCCACCTGCCATAAGTGCGTCAAGTTCCTCTTGGGTCATAAAAGCTCCTAATAAAATTTGGCTTGATTATATAGGATTTAAATAAAAAGTAAGTTTAAAGGCAATGCTTTTATCTTTAAATTTATAAATTTTTAGATAGCATTTTTAAAAATAAACGACCTTAAAAGGCTAAAAATGACCGTCGATCTTCACAACCACACGCCACTTTGCAAACACGCAGTTGGCGAGCCAAGAGAGTATGTACAAAACGCAATAAAAGCTGGCACAAAATACTTTGGTTTTAGCGATCACGCACCGATGAACTACGATGAAGCTTACAGAATGAGCTTTGATGAAATGCAAGGCTATGAAGACGAAATTTTACATTTAAGAGATGAATTTAGTGGTGAGATAGAAATTTTGCTTGGCTATGAGATGGATTTTTTAGATGGATTTATGGATGAGCGAGTTTTTGCTAGAAAAGTTGATTACCTGATAGGCTCTGTGCATTTTTTTAATGGCTGGGCATTTGACAATCCAGAATTTATCGGTGGCTACGAGGGCAAAGACTTAGATCAAATTTGGCAAGAGTATTTTGATCATGTAGAAAGATCAGCCAAGCTTGGCAAATTTGATATTATGGGACATATCGATCTTTTAAAACTTTTTAAATTTTTGCCAAAAAAGGATGTTAGAATTTTGGCTAAAAATGCAGTAAATGCGATAAAAGAAGCAAATTTAGTTGTTGAGATAAATGCCGCTGGCTTTAGAAAACCTATCGGCGAGCAATATCCAAGCGTAAATTTACTTGAACTAATAGCCGAAAAAGATATAACCATCACCTTTGGCTCAGACGCTCACACAAAAGAGGATATCGGTAAAAATGGTGAAATTTGCGAGCAAATAGCTAGAGATTTAGGTTATTCAAAAAGTGCTATTTTTAAAAATAGAGATAGAGAATTAGTAAAATTTTAGATTGGGTTCAAATAAAATATAAATTTAATCTTAAATATTAGGTTTTATGATAGAATACGAAAAATTTAAAAATTAAAAGGAGAAAAAAGTGGGAAAATTCGTCCAAAATATAGATCATTTTTTTGATTTTTGTAAAGAAAATGAAGTCAAATTTGTAGATTTCAGATTTACTGATTTAGGTGGTGCTTGGCACAGCATTAGCTACAATATAAAAGCTGTTACGAAAGAAAATTTCACAAACGGTATCCCGATGGACGCTAGCTCTATGCATGGCTGGCAACCAATTGATAAGAGCGACATGATAATGAAGCCAGAAGCTACAACTGCATTTTTAGACCCATTTACTTCTGATATTACAGTCGTTGTTTTTTGCGATATTTACGACATTTACAAGGGTCAAATTTATGAAAAATGCCCTCGCTCAATTGCTAAAAGAGCAATGCAATATGTAAAAGATAGCGGTCTTGGTGACGAGGCGTATTTTGGCCCTGAGAATGAATTTTTTGTCTTTGATAACGTCAAAATCATCGATAGCCCAAACTGCGCGATGTATCAAGTAGATAGCGAAGAAGGCGAGTGGAACGATGCTACTGACTTCAAAGATAGCTACAACACAGGTCATCGCCCACGCAGAAAAGGCGGCTACTTGATGACTCAGCCAATCGACAGCATGGTAGATCTAAGAGCTGAAATGATGCAAGTTCTAGAGCAAGTTGGTCTTGAAGTCTTTTTAGGACACCACGAAGTCGCTCAAGGTCAAGGTGAGATCGGCGTGAAATTTGGCAATCTAGTCGAAGCCGCCGATAATGTTCAAATCTACAAATACGTCGTTCGCATGGTGGCTCACCTAAATGGCAAGACAGTTACATTTATGCCAAAACCACTTTATGGCGATAACGGAAGCGGCATGCACGTGCATCAATCAGTCTGGAAAGATGGTAAAAATTTATTCTACAAAGAAGGAAACTACGCAAATTTAAGTGATTTCGCAAGATACTACATTGGTGGCGTTTTAAAACACGCAAGAAGCGTTGCAGCCTTTACTAACCCAAGCACAAATAGCTACAAACGCCTAATCCCTGGCTTTGAAGCGCCATCTATCCTAACATACTCTAGTCAAAACCGCTCAGCGAGTATCCGCATACCTTATGGAGCTGGTGAGAAGTCAGTTAGGGCTGAGATGAGATTTCCAGATAGCACAGCAAACCCTTATCTAGCCTTTTCAGCGATGCTAATGGCAGGACTTGACGGCGTTAAACACAAATATGAGCCAGTTGGTCCGATGGATGAAAATTTATTTAAGCTTCATCTTGATGAGATCAGAGAGCGTGGCATAGAGCAGCTTCCACACACACTTCGTGGTAGCCTTGAAGCACTGATTCGAGATAATGAATACTTAAAACCAATAATGACCGATCTTTTCATCGACACTTATCAGCACATGAAATTTGAAACTCAGGTTTGGCCTTACGAAGCGCGCCCAACCGCTTATGAGTTTAAAACTTGCTTCTCTTGCTAAAACGCAATCTCCAAGCTCATTTTGGGCTTGGAGACTTTTTTAATCAAATTTAAAACATAAAATCTCCGTCGTACATATCAATGCATCTTACATTAATAATATGTAAATTTTTAATACATATAAAAATACAAAATATTTAGCGTAAAATTTTATGTATCTTATCTATACTTTAGTAAAAAGTAAACTAAAAGCGATTAGAAGCATAATAATCCCAACAAAAATTTCTAAAATTTTCCATGAAAATTCTTTTGCAAAAACTGGAGCGAGAACTCTTGCTCCATATCCTAAAGAAAAGAAGAAAAATAGCGATGCAAGACTAGCACCGATGCCAAAAATTATATTTTCATCTCCAAATTTTGTTGAAATAGATCCTATTAAAAGCATCGTATCAAGATAGACGTGAGGATTTAGCCAAGTAAAAGCAAGCGTCAAAAGCACTATTTTGCTAAATTTTGACTCGTGTTGCACACTAGGAAGAAGGCTTTTGGGATTTTTAAATGCACCATACAAACTCTTTAGACTATAGACAAATAAAAAGATAAAACCACCATATATGGCAACCTGTTTAAAAAACTCAAATTTTTGTAGCACTTTTGCAAAACCAAAAACTCCAGCAAATATAAGCAAGGCATCACCAAGTGCGCATATTAAGCAAACTGCAAAAACATGTTCCTTTTTTATACCCTGCTTCAAAACAAATGCATTTTGCGCGCCGATAGCCAATATTAAAGATAAACTTGTAAAAAATCCACTCCAAAATGCAGACATTTTCATCCTTTTTAAATTACCAATTATCTAAAATTTAACTAAAAGCAATCTAAAAGATCGAAAATTTTAACTATATGAAAAGGATAAATAATCATAAATTTATGCCTTTTTTTATAAAATCCTTGAACTTTATAAAAAGGATACCGCATTGCAAGCACTAGCTTTAAAATATCGCCCTAAAAATTTTGACGAGCTCATAGGTCAAGAAGCAGTTAGCAAAAGCCTAATACATGCACTTGACGAGGGTCGCATAAGCCACGCATATCTATTTTCTGGGCTTAGAGGCAGTGGAAAAACTTCAAGTGCCAGGATATTTTCAAAAGCTCTAGTATGCG is a window of Campylobacter concisus DNA encoding:
- a CDS encoding peptidase U32 family protein codes for the protein MLKRPELLSPAGNLTKLKIALEYGADAVYGSVASFSLRTRSAREFNLETFKEAIDYTHAKGKKFYATINAFPFNSQIEPLKRHLQTISAMKPDAFIIATPGVMSLAKAIAPDIEIHLSTQANVMNMLDAKIYHDMGAKRIVVAREMNLKDVIKIKEEIPTLDIEIFVHGSMCFAYSGRCLVSSVQSGRMSNRGSCANDCRFKYELYAKNEESGVLFRLEEDENGTHIMNSKDLCLISHIKEIVDSGVIDSLKIEGRTKSEYYAACTARAYKMAIDDALDGKFDAQIYENEINTLKNRGFTDGYLVHRPYERTDTQNHVSSLEEGTHQVNAISEDGEFFKCKYKIFPGNSYEIVAPTGSRIEDSENEISKVYSQDGKKFIKFKQLITKKGKVMSEIHSGNENEINLGVKLPKFSFLREKI
- a CDS encoding chemotaxis protein, whose product is MTQEELDALMAGGLDDELDDTKEDAGQEVADVKEDMDEVTEVAEAIDTKDEPQSKSESNSKNAENYRVSADGVWPPPPPTEDHKMVHQLDDVTRDSEEKATQMFDKLETINNFFMDAESDSNSLKDAINSNIELFTTLSEKFPKIAAFSEALEKNNSLLGTIDNIIGNLQMGQDEIMMAMDMMQYQDIHRQKIERVINVMRALSKYMNTLFEGKIDDEKRVGSAVHIAGDTTTENLVSNDDIEALIESLGKK
- a CDS encoding histidinol-phosphatase; translated protein: MTVDLHNHTPLCKHAVGEPREYVQNAIKAGTKYFGFSDHAPMNYDEAYRMSFDEMQGYEDEILHLRDEFSGEIEILLGYEMDFLDGFMDERVFARKVDYLIGSVHFFNGWAFDNPEFIGGYEGKDLDQIWQEYFDHVERSAKLGKFDIMGHIDLLKLFKFLPKKDVRILAKNAVNAIKEANLVVEINAAGFRKPIGEQYPSVNLLELIAEKDITITFGSDAHTKEDIGKNGEICEQIARDLGYSKSAIFKNRDRELVKF
- the glnA gene encoding type I glutamate--ammonia ligase, coding for MGKFVQNIDHFFDFCKENEVKFVDFRFTDLGGAWHSISYNIKAVTKENFTNGIPMDASSMHGWQPIDKSDMIMKPEATTAFLDPFTSDITVVVFCDIYDIYKGQIYEKCPRSIAKRAMQYVKDSGLGDEAYFGPENEFFVFDNVKIIDSPNCAMYQVDSEEGEWNDATDFKDSYNTGHRPRRKGGYLMTQPIDSMVDLRAEMMQVLEQVGLEVFLGHHEVAQGQGEIGVKFGNLVEAADNVQIYKYVVRMVAHLNGKTVTFMPKPLYGDNGSGMHVHQSVWKDGKNLFYKEGNYANLSDFARYYIGGVLKHARSVAAFTNPSTNSYKRLIPGFEAPSILTYSSQNRSASIRIPYGAGEKSVRAEMRFPDSTANPYLAFSAMLMAGLDGVKHKYEPVGPMDENLFKLHLDEIRERGIEQLPHTLRGSLEALIRDNEYLKPIMTDLFIDTYQHMKFETQVWPYEARPTAYEFKTCFSC
- a CDS encoding LysE/ArgO family amino acid transporter gives rise to the protein MSAFWSGFFTSLSLILAIGAQNAFVLKQGIKKEHVFAVCLICALGDALLIFAGVFGFAKVLQKFEFFKQVAIYGGFIFLFVYSLKSLYGAFKNPKSLLPSVQHESKFSKIVLLTLAFTWLNPHVYLDTMLLIGSISTKFGDENIIFGIGASLASLFFFFSLGYGARVLAPVFAKEFSWKILEIFVGIIMLLIAFSLLFTKV